A genomic region of Bombus pyrosoma isolate SC7728 linkage group LG6, ASM1482585v1, whole genome shotgun sequence contains the following coding sequences:
- the LOC122568297 gene encoding septin-2: MASADVERAKMESTLRNLKLSGHVGFDSLPDQLVNKSVQNGFVFNILCIGETGLGKSTLMDSLFNTSFESMPSPHNLPAVKLKAHTYELQESNVRLKLTIVDTVGYGDQINKEDSFKAVVDYIDAQFEAYLQEELKIKRSLPTYHDSRIHVCLYFICPTGHGLKSIDLVCMKKLDTKVNIIPIIAKADTISKTELQKFKTKIISELQNNGVHIYQFPTDDENVAEVNTSMNAHVPFAVVGSTDFVRVGNKMMRSRQYPWGTVQVENESHCDFVKLREMLIRTNMEDMREKTHCRHYELYRRKRLEQMGFSDVDSENKPVSFQQTCEAKRSIHLQELQQKEDEMRQMFVARVKEKEAELKEAEKELHNKFDKLKKDHTEEKKKLEESRKKLEDDILEFNRRKTQFAQQPQHHTLTLGKSKKK, from the exons ATGGCGTCGGCGGACGTTGAACGTGCTAAG aTGGAATCTACCttacgtaatttaaaattgtctGGTCATGTTGGATTCGACAGTCTTCCAGATCAATTGGTAAATAAATCCGTTCAAAATGGATTTGTATTCAATATTCTTTGTATCG GTGAAACTGGACTTGGAAAGTCTACTCTTATggattctttatttaatacaagTTTTGAGTCTATGCCAAGCCCACATAATCTCCCTGCTGTAAAACTTAAAGCACATACCTATGAATTGCAAGAAAGTAACGTTAGGTTAAAGCTCACTATTGTCGATACGGTTGGTTATGGAGATCAAATTAATAAGGAAGACAGCTTCAAAGCTGTTGTTGATTATATAGATGCCCAATTTGAAGCATATTTGCAAGAGGAATTGAAGATAAAACGATCTTTGCCAACTTATCATGACAGTCGTATTCATGTTTgcctatattttatttgtccaACAGGACATGG atTAAAGTCAATTGATCTAGTCTGTATGAAAAAACTGGATACAAAAGTCAATATTATTCCAATTATTGCCAAAGCTGATACAATATCTAAAACGGAATTACAGAAGTTTAAG ACTAAAATTATATCTGAACTACAAAATAATGGAGttcatatttatcaatttcctACGGACGACGAAAATGTTGCAGAAGTAAATACTAGTATGAATGCCCATGTACCTTTTGCAGTAGTTGGTAGCACAGACTTTGTTCGAGTTGGTAACAAAATGATGCGCTCTCGCCAATATCCATGGGGCACAGTACAag TGGAGAATGAATCGCATTGTGACTTCGTTAAATTGCGTGAAATGTTAATAAGGACAAATATGGAAGACATGAGAGAAAAGACACATTGTCGTCATTATGAGCTATATCGTAGGAAGCGACTGGAACAG atGGGATTTAGCGATGTTGATAGTGAAAATAAACCAGTTAGTTTCCAACAAACCTGCGAAGCAAAAAGATCCATTCACCTGCAAGAACTCCAACAGAAGGAAGATGAGATGCGACAGATGTTCGTGGCACGAGTAAAGGAGAAAGAGGCTGAATTGAAGGAGGCAGAGAAAGAG CTTCATAACAAATTCGATAAACTGAAAAAAGATCACacagaggaaaagaaaaagttggaagaaagtagaaagaaGCTCGAAGACGATATTTTGGAATTCAATAGGCGAAAAACTCAATTCGCTCAACAACCTCAACATCATACGTTAACACTaggtaaaagtaaaaagaagtAG